From the Plasmodium malariae genome assembly, chromosome: 2 genome, one window contains:
- the PmUG01_02024000 gene encoding ribosome biogenesis protein BRX1 homolog, putative yields the protein MKKGKEDNKKKLARGKLEDTIDITQNLELELNKNNEKTCVLSSVNANKIVNKKRKGNKNYHLKVVTKKRALTKGEETGDDSIYTETVSSVVEKSQAEKDSKKLKVDRKEDLNTDILDSKDKDSFKIDEDPYLLKEATYIRKNELWKNKQRVLIVRSSLKKKNCKSFIENLKLLLPHHKVESKWNKKATKSDLSDISYSRNCNNIIFFDIKRKRYCLWICKNVTGPSLYFEILDYIPLHSLIFSGNCLLYSRPLLIFSKHFDELEHLKLIKEMFIHVFGIPNYHPLSKPFYDHCYNFFYTNNLIYFRHYQILPLTLVDSNNINKQKLVEIGPQFTLHIIKIFEECFKGRIIFENVNYKDYVTVQQMKMQKNIKKKIKRLEKKEKTITRLKSIRTPIKTDIDF from the coding sequence atgaaaaaaggaaaagaagataataaaaaaaaattagcaaGAGGTAAATTAGAAGATACTATAGATATAACACAAAATTTGGAACTAgagttaaataaaaacaatgaaaaaacatGTGTGCTGTCGTCAGTTAATGCTAATAAAATTgtcaataaaaaaaggaagggaaataaaaattatcacCTTAAGGTGGTCACCAAAAAAAGAGCTTTAACTAAAGGGGAAGAAACAGGTGATGATAGTATTTACACAGAAACTGTTTCTTCTGTTGTTGAAAAAAGTCAGGCAGAAAAAGACAGCAAAAAGTTAAAAGTAGATAGAAAAGAGGACCTTAACACAGACATTCTTGACAGTAAGGATAAagattcttttaaaatagatgaagatccttatttattaaaagaagcaacgtatataagaaaaaacgaGTTAtggaaaaacaaacaaaGAGTTCTAATTGTGCGAtcatcattaaaaaaaaagaattgtaagtcatttattgaaaatttaaaattattattaccacaTCATAAGGTAGAGAGTAAATGGAACAAAAAGGCTACAAAAAGTGATTTAAGTGATATAAGTTATAGCagaaattgtaataatatcatattttttgacataaaaagaaaacgGTATTGTTTATGGATATGCAAAAATGTAACGGGTCCATcgttatattttgaaatattagaTTATATACCTTTACAtagtttaatattttcaggtaactgtttattatattcaagaccccttttaatttttagtaaaCATTTTGATGAATTAGAACAtttgaaattaataaaagaaatgtttATTCACGTCTTTGGAATACCAAATTATCATCCTTTGAGCAAACCATTTTATGATCactgttataattttttttatacaaataatttaatttattttcggCATTATCAAATTTTACCATTAACCCTAGTAGattctaataatattaataaacaaaaattggTAGAAATAGGACCCCAATTCACcttacatattattaaaatatttgaagaATGTTTTAAAGGTAGAATTATTTTCGAAAATGTGAATTATAAAGATTACGTTACAGTTCAGCAGATGAAgatgcaaaaaaatataaaaaaaaaaataaagcgtcttgaaaagaaagagaaaacGATTACAAGGTTAAAATCAATTCGTACTCCGATTAAAACAGATATAGACTTTTAg